The Amycolatopsis methanolica 239 nucleotide sequence GGTGAACGCGATCGCGGTGACGAACGCGCTCACCGGTGCGCCCGGCGCGAGCGACAGGACGATCCCGCCCAGCGCGGCCGTCTCGGCGAACACGACGGCCAGCACGGTGGCCTTCCACGGGCTCGCGGTCAGCCGGGCGGCCGCGGCCGCCGGCGTCACCATCATCGCCACCACCAGCAGCGCACCGACGATCTGCACCCCGAGCGCCGTCGCGACGCCGACCAGCACCGCGAACACGACGGACAGCGTGCGCGCCGGGACCCCACGCGCGGCCGCGACGTGCGGGTCGACGCTGGCGAACAGCAGCGGCCGGTAGATGAAAGCCAGCACCGCCAGCACCACCAGCGCGGCGATGACCAGCACGATGAGGTTGGTCGTCTCGATCGACACGATCTGGCCGACCAGGATGCCGAACTTGTTGGCCGCGCGGCCCGGGTAGAACCACAGGAACAGCACGCCGAGGCCCAGGCCGAAGGACAGGATCGCGCCGATCACCGAGTCGCGATCGGACTCCCGCCCGCCGAGCAGGCCGAGCAGCAACGCGGCGATCACCGCGCCGGCCAGCGCCCCGAACTCGACGCCGACGCCGAGCAGCAGCGCGCCTGCCGCACCGGTGAAGGCCAGCTCGGCGGTGCCGTGCACGGCGAACGACATCCGGCGGGTCACGATCAGCGGTCCGAGCACACCGGCGACCAGCCCGAGCACGGCCGCGGCGAGCAGGGCGGTCTGCACGAACGGCAGCCCGAGCAGCTGCGCCGTCAGACCGAAGTCGAAGAACTTGTCCATGTTCAGCGGGAACCTTCGGTGCTCACGAAACGCGCTCGTCCAGGTGGTGGGGTTCGTCCTCGCAGACCGCGCTGCGCGCGCCGGCCACGTGGATCTGGCCGCCGACGCGGACCACCTCCACGCGGGCCCGGTACAGCTCGGACAGCGTCTCGGAGGTCATCACGACCTCCGGCGGGCCGATCCGGAACCGGCCGTCGACCAGGTACAGCACCCGGTCCACATAGGGCAGGATCGGGTTGATCTCGTGGGTCACGAACAGCACCGCGGTGCCGGCTTCGCGGCGGCGGACATCGATCAGCTCGCTCACCGCGCGCTGATGCGCGAGGTCCAGCGACAGCAGCGGCTCGTCGCACAGCAGCACGTCCGGCTCGCCGACCAGCGCCTGCGCGACCCGCAGCCGCTGCTGTTCACCACCGGAAAGCTTGCCAACCGGCTGCTTCGCGTAGGACTGGGCGCCGACCGCGGCCACGGCGGCGGACACCCGCCGCCGTCGCTCGGCGAGACCCCGCAGCCCGGTGCCCCACCGGTGGCCGTCGAGCCCCAGCCCGACCAGGTCGACCCCACGCAGCGTGAGCGCTTCGGACATCGCCCGCTGCTGCGGGACGTACCCGACCGGG carries:
- a CDS encoding metal ABC transporter permease — translated: MDKFFDFGLTAQLLGLPFVQTALLAAAVLGLVAGVLGPLIVTRRMSFAVHGTAELAFTGAAGALLLGVGVEFGALAGAVIAALLLGLLGGRESDRDSVIGAILSFGLGLGVLFLWFYPGRAANKFGILVGQIVSIETTNLIVLVIAALVVLAVLAFIYRPLLFASVDPHVAAARGVPARTLSVVFAVLVGVATALGVQIVGALLVVAMMVTPAAAAARLTASPWKATVLAVVFAETAALGGIVLSLAPGAPVSAFVTAIAFTIYLVCRLVAYLRDRAARVTEDSPAVAPAAP
- a CDS encoding metal ABC transporter ATP-binding protein, whose translation is MSPAVEISGATLAFGARTLWSGLDLSVEPGEFVAVLGPNGSGKTSLLKVLLGLQHLSRGSVRINSDHPVGYVPQQRAMSEALTLRGVDLVGLGLDGHRWGTGLRGLAERRRRVSAAVAAVGAQSYAKQPVGKLSGGEQQRLRVAQALVGEPDVLLCDEPLLSLDLAHQRAVSELIDVRRREAGTAVLFVTHEINPILPYVDRVLYLVDGRFRIGPPEVVMTSETLSELYRARVEVVRVGGQIHVAGARSAVCEDEPHHLDERVS